A window of Microbacterium luteolum contains these coding sequences:
- a CDS encoding DUF4032 domain-containing protein: MQDSLRITASSVDPGLLSLPWSTTLAKWPSEQIVSLPKGLSRHLVRFADLSGRVVAVKETTAEMAQREYEMLGNLARLDVPCVDRVAVIAGRTDAAGEPLPAALVTSHLRFSMPYRALFTRVLRPDTATRLVDALALLLVRLHNVGFYWGDVSLSNTLFRRDAGAFAAYLVDAETGELHEEGLTEGQRAYDLDLARTNIAGEIMDLAAGGRLELGVDAVAIADGIVSSYRSLWAELTAQESFSAAETWRITERVERLNALGFDIDEMSMSTTADGTVVEIQPKVVDAGHHQRRLIRLTGLDVEENQARRLLNDLDEFRARSTKQWSDEEMYAHEWLTRVFEPVVRAIPYELRTKLEPAEVFHQVLEHRWYLSQAQGRSVPLAEVLTSYINEVLRHRRDEATIMGPPTETMSLPVITGNLSLADDEDEVDWRDLV; the protein is encoded by the coding sequence ATGCAGGATTCGCTGCGGATCACCGCCAGCTCGGTCGACCCGGGCCTTCTATCCCTGCCCTGGTCGACGACGCTCGCGAAATGGCCCTCTGAGCAGATCGTGTCGCTCCCGAAGGGGCTCTCCCGCCACCTCGTGCGCTTCGCCGACCTCTCCGGACGCGTCGTTGCCGTGAAGGAGACGACCGCCGAGATGGCGCAGCGGGAGTACGAGATGCTCGGCAACCTGGCCCGCCTCGACGTCCCCTGCGTCGACCGTGTGGCCGTGATCGCCGGACGGACGGATGCCGCAGGCGAGCCGCTTCCCGCGGCTCTCGTCACCTCGCACCTGCGCTTCTCGATGCCCTACCGAGCGCTGTTCACCCGCGTGCTGCGACCGGACACGGCCACGCGTCTCGTCGACGCGCTGGCGTTGCTGCTCGTGCGCCTGCACAACGTGGGCTTCTACTGGGGCGACGTCTCGCTCTCGAACACCCTGTTCCGTCGCGATGCCGGTGCCTTCGCCGCTTACCTGGTGGATGCCGAGACCGGGGAACTGCACGAAGAGGGCCTGACCGAGGGCCAGCGCGCATACGATCTCGACCTCGCCCGCACGAACATCGCCGGCGAGATCATGGACCTCGCCGCGGGTGGGCGGCTGGAGCTCGGCGTCGACGCGGTGGCGATCGCCGACGGCATCGTGTCGTCATACCGGTCGCTGTGGGCCGAGCTGACGGCGCAGGAGTCGTTCTCGGCCGCCGAGACCTGGCGCATCACCGAGCGGGTCGAGCGCCTCAACGCCCTGGGCTTCGACATCGACGAGATGTCGATGTCGACCACCGCCGACGGCACGGTCGTCGAGATCCAGCCCAAGGTCGTCGATGCCGGGCACCACCAGCGCCGCCTCATCCGTCTCACCGGGCTCGACGTCGAGGAGAACCAGGCCCGACGCCTGCTCAACGACCTCGACGAGTTCCGCGCCCGCTCGACCAAGCAGTGGTCCGACGAGGAGATGTACGCGCACGAGTGGCTGACTCGCGTGTTCGAGCCCGTAGTCCGTGCCATCCCCTACGAGCTGCGCACCAAGCTCGAGCCCGCCGAGGTGTTCCACCAGGTGCTCGAGCACCGCTGGTACCTGTCGCAGGCGCAGGGGCGATCCGTGCCGCTCGCCGAGGTCCTGACGAGCTACATCAACGAGGTGCTGCGCCACCGACGCGATGAGGCCACCATCATGGGCCCGCCGACCGAGACCATGAGCCTGCCCGTGATCACCGGCAACCTGTCACTCGCCGACGACGAGGACGAGGTCGACTGGCGCGACCTGGTCTGA
- a CDS encoding ABC transporter ATP-binding protein, whose amino-acid sequence MASVTFDDATRLYPGGTRPAVDKLNLEVGDGEFLVLVGPSGCGKSTSLRMLAGLEEVNAGRILIGDRDVTDVPPKDRDIAMVFQNYALYPHMTVAENMGFALKIAGVNKEERATRVLEAAKLLDLEDYLTRKPKALSGGQRQRVAMGRAIVRQPQVFLMDEPLSNLDAKLRVQTRTQIASLQRRLGVTTVYVTHDQTEALTMGDRIAVLKDGLLQQVGTPRDLYEKPNNVFVAGFIGSPAMNLFSADLAEGGIRFGTEVVPLDRDTVGRANGSQVTVGVRPEDIVVGPADGKGLSVTVDLVEELGADGYLYGHTEINGKRTDLVARVDGRSHPNAGETVTLAATAGHVHAFDIESGERLNDKPVVSAS is encoded by the coding sequence ATGGCATCTGTCACTTTCGACGACGCAACCCGCCTGTACCCCGGCGGCACCCGCCCCGCAGTCGACAAGCTCAACCTCGAGGTCGGAGACGGCGAGTTCCTCGTCCTGGTCGGCCCCTCGGGTTGCGGTAAGTCCACCTCGCTCCGCATGCTCGCGGGCCTCGAAGAGGTCAACGCCGGCCGCATCCTCATCGGTGACCGCGATGTCACCGACGTGCCGCCGAAGGACCGCGACATCGCGATGGTGTTCCAGAACTACGCGCTGTACCCGCACATGACGGTCGCCGAGAACATGGGCTTCGCGCTCAAGATCGCCGGCGTCAACAAGGAAGAGCGCGCCACCCGCGTTCTCGAGGCCGCGAAGCTCCTCGACCTCGAGGACTACCTGACCCGCAAGCCGAAGGCCCTCTCGGGTGGTCAGCGTCAGCGCGTCGCGATGGGTCGCGCGATCGTCCGTCAGCCGCAGGTCTTCCTCATGGACGAGCCGCTGTCGAACCTCGACGCCAAGCTCCGTGTGCAGACGCGTACGCAGATCGCATCGCTCCAGCGTCGTCTGGGCGTCACCACGGTCTACGTCACGCACGACCAGACCGAGGCTCTCACCATGGGCGACCGCATCGCGGTCCTCAAGGACGGCCTGCTCCAGCAGGTGGGAACGCCGCGCGACCTGTACGAGAAGCCGAACAACGTGTTCGTCGCCGGCTTCATCGGCTCCCCGGCCATGAACCTGTTCTCGGCCGACCTCGCCGAGGGCGGCATCCGCTTCGGCACCGAGGTCGTCCCGCTCGACCGCGACACCGTGGGCCGTGCGAACGGTTCGCAGGTCACGGTCGGCGTCCGTCCGGAGGACATCGTCGTCGGCCCCGCCGACGGCAAGGGCCTCTCGGTCACGGTCGACCTCGTCGAGGAGCTCGGCGCCGACGGCTACCTCTACGGCCACACCGAGATCAACGGCAAGCGCACCGACCTCGTCGCTCGCGTCGACGGCCGCAGCCACCCGAACGCGGGTGAGACCGTCACGCTCGCCGCGACCGCCGGTCACGTGCACGCGTTCGACATCGAGTCCGGCGAGCGTCTGAACGACAAGCCGGTCGTCTCGGCCTCGTAA
- a CDS encoding DsbA family protein → MSSDETPNVPTPSNSREAVREKAQQVHAQQSRARLMRRIIIGAVAVIAVGAIGTAVTLAVSAQVSKPQLTPTGMESDGVVVNDISAVAASDETLTTPSPEPTEAGATDAPTTEPSAPERVEIHVYVDYLSPDAGEFERANSRQLANWITEGAVTVSYHPVALLTASSNGTKYSLRAAAAAACVATHSPEQFYAFNHDLLDNQPKVGSDGFSDAQLADAAQAVGVDNPKAVRSCIVDGDFVTWAKEATTRALDGPLAGSDDLVLSSAPMIVANGEAYVGALDDPAEFSNFMLTIDNDASQQSTETPTPTPSPTATPTP, encoded by the coding sequence ATGTCGAGCGACGAAACGCCGAACGTCCCCACGCCGAGCAATTCCCGCGAGGCCGTGCGGGAGAAGGCACAGCAGGTGCACGCGCAGCAGTCCAGGGCGCGTCTCATGCGACGGATCATCATCGGTGCTGTCGCGGTCATCGCCGTCGGCGCGATCGGCACCGCCGTCACCCTCGCGGTGTCGGCGCAGGTGTCCAAGCCGCAGCTCACCCCGACGGGCATGGAGTCGGACGGCGTCGTCGTGAACGACATCTCGGCCGTTGCCGCGTCCGATGAGACGCTCACGACGCCGAGTCCCGAGCCGACCGAGGCCGGCGCGACGGATGCTCCGACCACGGAGCCGAGCGCGCCCGAGCGCGTCGAGATCCACGTCTACGTCGACTACCTGTCGCCCGACGCGGGGGAGTTCGAGCGGGCCAACTCGCGCCAGCTCGCCAACTGGATCACCGAAGGTGCTGTGACCGTCAGCTACCACCCGGTCGCCCTGCTCACCGCCAGCTCCAACGGCACGAAGTACTCGCTGCGCGCGGCCGCTGCGGCGGCATGCGTCGCAACGCACTCGCCCGAGCAGTTCTACGCGTTCAACCACGACCTGCTCGACAACCAGCCCAAGGTGGGCAGCGACGGATTCTCGGACGCTCAGCTGGCTGATGCCGCCCAGGCGGTCGGGGTCGACAACCCCAAGGCCGTCCGGTCCTGCATCGTCGACGGCGATTTCGTGACCTGGGCGAAGGAAGCGACGACTCGCGCCCTCGACGGACCCCTCGCCGGTTCCGACGACCTCGTGCTCTCATCCGCTCCCATGATCGTCGCGAACGGCGAGGCGTACGTCGGAGCGCTCGACGACCCGGCGGAGTTCTCGAACTTCATGCTCACGATCGACAACGACGCCTCCCAGCAGTCGACCGAGACGCCGACACCGACGCCCAGCCCGACGGCGACCCCCACACCGTAG
- a CDS encoding helix-turn-helix domain-containing protein, giving the protein MSIETQTSPRRSPVFTTKQAAEYVGLKPQTLRFMKWEGTGPVVFKQGRLNVYYPADLDAWLAARLIEG; this is encoded by the coding sequence ATGAGTATAGAAACGCAGACGTCGCCCCGTCGCAGCCCCGTCTTCACCACGAAGCAGGCGGCTGAGTATGTCGGCCTCAAGCCGCAGACGCTGCGCTTCATGAAGTGGGAAGGTACAGGCCCCGTCGTCTTCAAGCAGGGCCGTTTGAACGTCTACTACCCGGCCGACCTCGATGCCTGGTTGGCGGCGAGACTGATCGAGGGCTGA
- a CDS encoding phage tail tape measure protein has product MTAFDAGSLVFKLQTLGAQIFSKDQSDAKKAVEETGRAAQTSAGQVDKLGSSTDATGKKSKDTKAPLDEQAKSTRKVGDENATADPKIKQTTASAEQQIAAAKQLSAALLGAGAAVAAMVTLSVVKFTEFDQGMSNVRAATTATSAEQKQLGEAALQAGADTAYSASEAAAAQEELAKAGQSVSEIVGGSLNGALALAAAGQLQVARSAEIMATTLTQFGLTADSSGHVADVLAAGAGKAQGSVDDLALALQYVGPLANQAGWSLDETAGTLAYFATQGVLGEKAGTSLRGVLASLQSPSALAKSTMEQYGLSIYDASGNMLTASQVAGNMQKAFSSLTQEERNAALGRIFGNESLLAATLLYEGGADAISHMTDEVNDSAYAAEQARIRQDNLAGDVEKLGGAFDTALIRTGSGANDVLREMTQAVTELVDSYGDMPEPVQAVTIGIGVAAAAMLLFAGGAVGTRAKFLELKAALVDTNVTMGKTALVGAGAGLALTGIITVLGLLMAKQAEARQKAQAYADTLEDGTNRVTKATRDLVKENLAAADSFLWFNSPSAFDKAEDLGLSLGRITDAAMGNVEALKELKEAQEEYQAAYDRDRESGDASSADDLRLQNINAVIDAVNGENASIDESIRKAEQKKKSDEESAESSRTAGEAYMEVAGDVEEVNNQLSQLIDKIMASNDANLDAREANRQLIDAFVDFDEVLARNGATLDLNTEAGRENEAALDKIAEKAMTVAESTTAAGGSYDDYRASLESSRQQLLDRIHDLGVQGDEAEALADKILKIPAESEWKMIADAYTAQATIDQFIITNSGKKIPIKIIADGSSFKLPDFGGRVIDSGGLADGGVVSYHANGSVSENHVAQFARAGEWRVWAEDETGGEAYIPLAPSKRARSEAIMAETAERLGGTYIPSSAQHQAVGSVMAPSGGTGRGVGRGNMTHIDKVENNFVVPTSDPELAAHYIGRELGLGIASS; this is encoded by the coding sequence ATGACCGCTTTCGACGCCGGGAGCCTCGTTTTCAAACTGCAGACCCTCGGAGCCCAGATCTTCTCGAAGGACCAGTCTGACGCGAAGAAGGCCGTCGAGGAGACCGGCCGCGCCGCACAGACATCCGCCGGTCAGGTCGACAAGCTCGGAAGCTCGACGGACGCGACCGGCAAAAAATCGAAGGACACGAAGGCTCCGCTCGACGAGCAGGCGAAGTCGACGAGAAAGGTCGGCGACGAGAACGCGACCGCGGACCCGAAGATCAAGCAGACCACTGCTTCCGCAGAGCAACAGATCGCGGCGGCGAAGCAGCTGTCGGCCGCGCTGCTGGGCGCAGGTGCTGCCGTCGCCGCGATGGTCACCCTGTCCGTGGTGAAGTTCACCGAGTTCGATCAGGGCATGTCCAACGTTCGTGCCGCCACCACGGCCACGAGCGCGGAGCAGAAGCAGCTAGGCGAGGCTGCGCTGCAGGCCGGTGCTGACACCGCGTACAGCGCGTCCGAGGCCGCCGCCGCCCAGGAGGAACTCGCCAAGGCCGGTCAGAGCGTCTCGGAGATCGTCGGCGGTTCTCTGAACGGCGCGCTGGCTCTCGCCGCGGCCGGTCAACTGCAGGTCGCCCGCTCCGCGGAAATCATGGCGACGACCCTCACCCAGTTCGGGCTCACCGCGGATAGCTCCGGTCATGTCGCCGATGTTCTCGCCGCAGGCGCCGGGAAGGCTCAGGGCTCGGTCGATGACCTCGCTCTCGCGCTGCAGTATGTCGGCCCACTCGCGAATCAGGCCGGCTGGAGTCTCGACGAGACCGCTGGGACACTCGCGTATTTCGCGACGCAAGGCGTCCTCGGCGAGAAGGCGGGCACGTCGCTGCGCGGCGTCCTCGCCTCACTTCAGTCCCCGTCGGCTCTCGCGAAGTCGACGATGGAGCAGTATGGGCTGAGCATCTATGACGCCAGCGGCAACATGCTCACCGCGTCGCAGGTCGCCGGCAACATGCAGAAAGCGTTCTCGTCTCTCACCCAGGAGGAACGTAACGCGGCCCTCGGGCGCATTTTTGGGAACGAATCCCTTCTCGCCGCCACGCTCCTCTACGAGGGCGGAGCGGACGCGATCTCACACATGACCGACGAGGTCAACGATTCTGCGTATGCCGCCGAGCAAGCCCGCATCCGTCAAGACAATCTGGCCGGTGACGTCGAGAAGTTGGGCGGGGCTTTCGATACTGCCCTGATCCGCACTGGGTCAGGCGCGAACGACGTCCTGCGCGAGATGACCCAGGCGGTGACCGAGCTCGTCGACTCCTACGGCGACATGCCGGAACCCGTCCAGGCCGTCACCATCGGAATCGGCGTCGCGGCAGCAGCCATGCTCCTGTTCGCAGGCGGCGCTGTAGGCACGCGAGCGAAGTTCCTCGAACTGAAGGCGGCCCTTGTAGACACAAACGTGACGATGGGCAAGACCGCGCTCGTCGGGGCCGGCGCGGGCCTCGCGCTGACCGGCATCATCACTGTCCTCGGCCTGCTCATGGCCAAACAGGCCGAGGCCCGCCAGAAGGCCCAGGCATACGCCGACACACTCGAGGACGGGACGAACCGGGTTACGAAAGCCACCCGGGACCTGGTCAAAGAGAATCTCGCCGCCGCGGACTCGTTCCTGTGGTTCAACAGTCCCTCCGCGTTCGATAAGGCCGAAGACCTCGGACTGTCGCTCGGCCGCATCACCGACGCAGCCATGGGCAACGTCGAGGCCCTGAAGGAACTGAAGGAAGCTCAGGAAGAGTATCAAGCGGCATACGACCGTGACCGAGAAAGCGGTGACGCGTCGAGTGCTGACGACCTTCGGCTGCAGAACATCAACGCCGTCATCGACGCCGTGAATGGAGAGAACGCGAGCATCGACGAGTCGATCCGCAAGGCAGAGCAGAAGAAGAAGTCCGACGAAGAGTCCGCCGAATCGTCGCGCACGGCCGGCGAGGCCTACATGGAGGTCGCCGGCGACGTCGAGGAAGTCAACAACCAGCTGTCTCAACTGATCGATAAGATCATGGCCTCGAACGATGCGAACCTCGACGCCCGCGAAGCGAACCGTCAGCTGATCGACGCGTTCGTGGACTTCGATGAGGTCCTCGCCCGCAACGGCGCGACGCTCGACCTGAACACGGAGGCCGGGCGAGAGAATGAGGCCGCGCTCGACAAGATCGCCGAGAAGGCGATGACAGTAGCCGAGTCGACGACCGCCGCCGGTGGCAGCTACGACGACTATCGCGCGTCGCTCGAGTCATCCCGACAGCAACTTCTCGACCGCATCCACGACCTCGGAGTCCAGGGAGACGAAGCCGAAGCTCTCGCTGACAAGATCCTCAAGATTCCGGCCGAGTCGGAGTGGAAGATGATCGCGGATGCATACACGGCTCAGGCGACGATCGACCAGTTCATCATCACCAACTCCGGCAAGAAGATCCCGATCAAGATCATCGCCGACGGATCATCGTTCAAGCTCCCCGACTTTGGGGGACGGGTCATCGACTCCGGCGGCCTCGCCGACGGTGGGGTTGTCAGCTACCACGCGAACGGTTCGGTGTCGGAAAACCATGTCGCGCAGTTCGCGCGTGCGGGTGAGTGGCGGGTGTGGGCTGAGGACGAGACCGGCGGTGAGGCGTACATCCCGCTCGCGCCGTCCAAGCGCGCGAGGTCGGAGGCGATCATGGCCGAGACCGCTGAGCGGCTGGGCGGCACGTACATCCCGTCAAGTGCACAACATCAGGCGGTCGGTTCCGTCATGGCACCTTCAGGCGGAACCGGTCGAGGTGTCGGGCGCGGCAACATGACGCACATCGACAAGGTGGAGAACAATTTCGTCGTCCCGACTTCCGACCCAGAGCTCGCTGCTCACTACATCGGACGTGAGCTCGGATTGGGGATCGCATCAAGCTGA